The following coding sequences lie in one Cinclus cinclus chromosome 15, bCinCin1.1, whole genome shotgun sequence genomic window:
- the ZIC3 gene encoding zinc finger protein ZIC 3 produces MTMLLDGGPQFPALGVGGFAAPRHHEMPGRDAAGGGMGLGPFGDSSHAAAFKLNAAPHDLAAGQSSAFTPQAPGYASALGHHHHHHHHAGQVPSYGGAAAFNSTRDFLFRNRGSGIADAASGTAQHGLFGGSPGGLHGPGGIPDTPGYLLFPGLHEQSPSHTSPNGHVDNGQMHLGLRGDLFGRPDPYRAVSSPRTDPYAGAQFHNYNHMNMNMGMNVAAHHHHHHHGPGAFFRYMRQPIKQELSCKWLDESQLSRPKKSCDRTFSTMHELVTHVTMEHVGGPEQNNHICYWDECPREGKSFKAKYKLVNHIRVHTGEKPFPCPFPGCGKIFARSENLKIHKRTHTGEKPFKCEFEGCDRRFANSSDRKKHMHVHTSDKPYICKVCDKSYTHPSSLRKHMKVHESQGSDSSPAASSGYESSTPPAVGSAGTKDSTKTPPAALQSNPGHNPGLPPNFNEWYV; encoded by the exons ATGACGATGCTGCTGGACGGAGGACCGCAGTTCCCGGCGCTGGGAGTGGGCGGCTTCGCGGCGCCCCGCCACCACGAGATGCCGGGTCGCGACGCCGCCGGCGGCGGCATGGGGCTGGGCCCCTTCGGGGACTCCTCGCACGCCGCCGCCTTCAAGCTGAACGCGGCCCCGCACGACCTCGCCGCCGGGCAGAGCTCTGCGTTCACGCCGCAGGCGCCGGGCTACGCCAGCGCCCTGggccaccaccaccatcaccaccaccacgCCGGCCAGGTGCCCTCCTACGGCGGGGCCGCCGCCTTCAACTCCACCCGCGACTTTCTGTTCCGCAACCGCGGCTCCGGCATCGCGGACGCCGCCTCCGGCACAGCGCAGCACGGGCTTTTCGGCGGCTCCCCCGGCGGCTTGCACGGCCCAGGCGGCATCCCGGACACCCCGGGCTACCTGCTCTTCCCGGGGCTGCACGAGCAGAGCCCGAGCCACACGTCTCCCAACGGGCATGTGGACAACGGGCAGATGCACCTGGGGCTGCGCGGGGACCTCTTCGGGCGGCCGGATCCCTACCGGGCCGTCTCCAGCCCCCGCACGGACCCTTACGCCGGCGCCCAGTTCCACAACTACAACCACATGAATATGAATATGGGCATGAACGTGGCggcccaccaccaccaccaccaccacggTCCCGGCGCTTTCTTTCGGTACATGCGACAGCCCATCAAGCAAGAATTGTCCTGCAAATGGCTCGACGAGAGCCAGCTCAGCCGGCCCAAGAAGAGCTGCGACAGGACTTTCAGCACCATGCACGAGCTCGTGACCCATGTCACCATGGAGCACGTCGGGGGGCCGGAGCAGAACAACCATATCTGCTACTGGGACGAGTGTCCGCGGGAAGGCAAGTCCTTCAAGGCGAAATACAAACTGGTGAACCACATTCGGGTGCACACGGGGGAAAAGCCCTTTCCCTGCCCCTTCCCGGGCTGCGGCAAGATCTTTGCCCGCTCCGAAAACCTCAAGATTCACAAGCGGACGCACACAG GTGAAAAGCCTTTCAAGTGCGAGTTTGAGGGCTGCGACAGGCGCTTCGCCAACAGCAGTGACAGGAAGAAACACATGCACGTCCACACCTCGGACAAGCCCTACATCTGCAAGGTGTGCGACAAATCCTACACCCACCCCAGCTCACTTAGGAAACACATGAAG GTGCACGAATCCCAGGGCTCGGACTCTTCCCCTGCAGCCAGTTCGGGGTACGAGTCCTCCACCCCCCCTGCGGTGGGCTCCGCCGGCACTAAGGACTCCACTAAAACGCCGCCGGCTGCCCTCCAGAGTAACCCCGGCCACAACCCTGGACTGCCCCCCAATTTTAATGAGTGGTATGTGtga